The nucleotide sequence ttatatttttttgtttttgaatattTTGATAATAAAATGTTTAGTTACTTCCAAGTGTATTGTTACATTGAAAACTTAACCGTGAGTCCGTAGGCACCACACGGATAAATGGTTGACGAGATCTGTGTCGGTTGCATGATGATGTCATCGAATGTCATACGGGTAGTTTCACTTTTGTCGACCAGTTATGGAGGTCCAGATGGTTAAAAACCACATGGACATTGGATACCCATAGTGGTGGTATACTGTACTAGTGGaggtacaagttttttttttttttttgatggtGCTACAAGCTAGTCAAAAAGCCATTTCCTAGATATTCTCAAAAAGTTAAAGATTAAAGAGGTTTTGTCCGGCTTGCGGCTTTGGTTTGCCCAGGATTTTTGGATTTTACTTTTTAATCTcttggatttaaaaaaaaaacaatatattttacaAATTCAAAATATTACATATTTAAAAACAGGGGTGAGATCTAGTATAAACTTTTAACTTACGAATGGTATAAATAACAAGAATAGTTATGACTGTGCTAGGGTAATTATTATTACACTAATGTATAGATCTAGTGTAATAAAAATTACTTTAATTATTTGTCTTTAGTTATTTGAATGAGTCGAAAGTTGTTCGTATAATTTAATGGTACCATTTTTAAATAAAACTCAATATTTTTCAAATAACCTAGAAGGAGAATAAAATACCTGGCAGAAGAAGGATATGTACACCCATTAGCGCCTGTTGATACatataaacaaaaaggaaattattaattaaaatacatGTAAGCTTGCTTGCCAGTGTGTATAGATAAGGTAGTGTTTGGGTACAAGGATAGTATACTAACTGGGGTCAGAGGTGGTAACCATGGCTGCACCATTGAAATCACATGAGCCAGGAGCCTGACCCTTGGCCTGAAAATAGCTGTTCACAGCGTAGTTGCAGTGGTCAATGACAGTGTTTGGGTTGTAGCATTTCCCACCTTGGTGCGTTTGGGTGCAGTCCGCACCATTTCCACACGCCCAGTCTATTGCCATCTGTAGAACCTTATCATTTCCACCTTTCTTGCACACACACCAAGTTCCacctatacatacacacacatggTTGAATATGGTTTGCAAATGTACAACTTttaagcacaatgtacaagtctaTATAGCATGCTTGTTCTTGATGAAATTATTATATGTACAACTCTTACAGCATAAAGTACAAGTCTAGCAATGTAGAAATTTCATAACACAATATATGACACCAGAAAGAAAGgatttattaattttatttatagACTCAAATGCTACAAAGGGAATGTGTATAGTCATTTTTTAACAtatatttctttaaaaaaatactaAGGTACAACTACCATAACTGCAACCCGTACAACTACCAGCCATTTATAGATCAAGTCATGTTGTTtgctaatattattattattattatttgtataacATGATGAtggaaaaaaaaaggaaaagaaaaaagaaatgcTTACTAGAGTGAGCAACCATGGAGAAAATGAGCAGAAGAAGAAGCTGAGCAGCCATTAATTGTTATGATGAATGCAGAAGAGCAAGAAGATCGGAGAAGATGAAGAGAGGATGGTGAGGGTATGTGGGTAGCTTTAAAACCTTAAATGAAAAGTGTAGTCTTCTGTCAAGAGAAAAAGATGTCTTGTCCAGAAAATTATTGGTATGTGGATGTACTGAATGCATTGTGAGTTGTATATAAATCTGAATTTGGATATTCCCACTCTGGAAAAAGGAATTACCGAAATGATTGGCATGTATAATAAtgtaaaaattatttttttttaaacagcaAGCAAACTGAATTCGGTCACTTtttcactttagtccaaatttaAAACATTTTGTATTTGTGTCCTTGTGCTTTcatttttttttgccattttggtTCAAAAAGTAAATTAGTTGATATTTCTCAAAACAAAAACACgtttttttgtccttttcctaggggcaaaatggtcatgaACTCAAATAATTTAAAGTTTATTTTTATCTATAATCTCAAATATAATCTTGGTTTGACTTTATAAAAGCTATCATCTTCCCTAAATGCAACCATAATACCCTAATTGTTCTTCCGCCGCCACCCCTGCTCGTGGTATATGCTCAGATCTGGATCATGTTGAGGTTACTTGCGATTCCCCTGTTACAATTAAACATCAATTCGGTCACCATTCGGTATCAAACCGTCCAATTGAACCAACAACAATCCCCAAATTTGCTACTCCTGTCTCTGGCTCAACAACTCGggtcttctctctctctctccctttctctctctctctctctctaaccaaCCCCACCACCACTGACAGCCACCCCCGCCACCCCTTTCTTCCCCAACCGCCTCTGCAGATTCAACCACCATTCGAGTAACATAAACAATTCGACACCAAACAATTCAACCCGTCACCAAATCAAAACCCCACCCTTCACCATTCTCACCAAATCAGATTTAGCTACAAACAAAGTCGTTGATTACCTGGTGTCCAACGATTAAGGAGAAGTGAAGGGCTGTGACGGGTCGCCAAAGAGAACTCCAAAGCCTCGTGTTAAGTTTGGCCCTAATTCCTGTTCTGGTGATGAAGAACTTACTCGCATCAGGAGGTGGTGGGGCTGTGGTGGCTGGATTCGGTGGTGGTGGGTTTGTGGTGGCCGGATCCGGTAGTGGTGGGGCTCGATTTAGTGGTGGTGGCTAGGATacggtggtggtgttggtggtggtggaggttgaTGGAAGAGAGAGATGAGGAGGTGGGGGATAGTTGAGAGGAAGAAACCTGTGCAAAGGACAAAAAACCAGGTTCTTTTTATAAATATCAGCTGATTTtctttttggaccaaaatggcaaaaaaatgaaaccacagggacccagatgcaaaaggtttcaaatttggactaaagtggcaaaagtgacaaaacctcagggaccaaaatggcagtttactttTTTTTAAACGACAAATTTAGATCACTGATTAACTATTAGAGTATCGTCGTATCACTAGTGAAATCATCCAATCATATCCATCTCTGTTAGGCTATAATGTCGAAACACCAATTCAAGAGAAAACCCAACAATTGAAAAATATGGGTAAAACACTAAAATTTACTTGTGAGAATCAAACATAGAACTTAATGATTTTCAAGTTTTATCTTACCCCAAGATATAACTATGCAATTTTTTTTGTAAGATGGTAATGAAATGCGCCGCTACTTACCAGAAATGAGAACACATGTAAATTACCTTAATTATGATTGAAATTGGGGGAATTGGCATGTAATAATCTcatctagaccttattggccgttaataatcccacctcagaatattccctccaccagtctcacctttcacctatttttcctacaatggtcccccgttaaaaaaacttaacggagttaagcttttttccaaattacaaactgattttttagggattttgatcagaacgatgatacgagtccattgatgtaaaacttactttgaaatggtgctccaagtgacttgattttggttaattggaattttaaacacccgaattgaagcgtcgttttcatcttttggagcaccgtttcgaggcaagttttacatcaatggactcgtatcgtcgttctaatcaaaagccctaaaaaatctgtttgtaatttggaaaaaagtttAACTTCATTAAGGTTTTTTAACGGAGGACCATtataggaaaaataggtgaaaggtgggactggtggaggGAATATTCTGatgtgggattattaatggccaataaggtctaagtgggattattacaggccaatttctcTTGAAATTATGGATCCGTAAACATGTTTTTAATTTACAGGttttttgtattttaaacatgttatcatttttataaatattttactGTTAAAAAATGTCAACTTGgattcattatttatttatttaaagagCATTAAATTAAATGGTGGGGGTGGACATGAGAGGCTGACCAGGGGCCCATGCGGCGAGTGTACTGTTGTCGGGTGATTGTATTGTGTGTTTTAAATTAGGTTGTTTGGCTTTTCTCCAACGGGTATATTTTCCAGATTTCAAACAACCGACTAAGGATAATGATAATGGTGATCATGGATGATCCGTCATGTGGGCGTTACATCATAGTCCTATAGAAGATGATCCGTCATGTTAAAAAACCGGAAATGAGAGGATGATCTTACCCACcaaatttactttttttttaatttatctatttttttaacatttattaaataagatagaaaaataaattcattaatattaaaaaacaaaacattacataagttAAAAAAATTCCTAACTTTTATACTTTTTCATGATTTTctcttgcatttttttaagtagCGCGTTTTTGTTCGAGATAACTATCAACATGGTCGTCATTATGTCCCATTCTTTGAGTTCGTTTTTTTCTATGTTGACCCTAACCTTTTCTTCGGCCACGCGTACCTTTTCTCCTGTCACTCGTACCTTTTCTCTCGCCACGCGTACCCTTTCTTCGACCACCCGTTCCTTCGCCTTCGCCTTTTGGGCCGTGACCTCCGTATAAGCTTTGAATTGGGCCATAAACAACTTCATCTTCGAATAGCCACCCTTTTCGTTTTTTTCTTTATAGATGCCTCCTTTTTTTATTTGTCCCGGCCCGGAGGACGTTCCTCCTCTCGTACGACGTACTCTTCTTCGTCAAATTCGACGTCGTCGTTTAAATTAATTTGACAACATGCGTCCGAGCCGCCGGCACTAAAACTGCCGGTCTCCGAGAATTTTTGTCGTTTTGCCATCTCAACCTCATTCGGAACCGGCGCCCATTTCTTGGTCGTTC is from Helianthus annuus cultivar XRQ/B chromosome 9, HanXRQr2.0-SUNRISE, whole genome shotgun sequence and encodes:
- the LOC110879720 gene encoding PLASMODESMATA CALLOSE-BINDING PROTEIN 1, which translates into the protein MAAQLLLLLIFSMVAHSSGTWCVCKKGGNDKVLQMAIDWACGNGADCTQTHQGGKCYNPNTVIDHCNYAVNSYFQAKGQAPGSCDFNGAAMVTTSDPSANGCTYPSSASGMTNSPGNTRTPGSTTVTAGSTTTSPYGNNPSNTGVLGGGLGSGMGPGAGINTDVSHGFMIDQETTTFRFLAIMGLTLVMLLWG